From Caviibacter abscessus, one genomic window encodes:
- a CDS encoding OmpA family protein → MKKFLILTITLASISSFGFKKYSEPEFKDFEFKVLIHGGYDIKNSLGHIALDGAGYKTFYVPNINTLFNLGVGLEFGSSFKAGQYKPSFMPYVTTEIAGYVHEDVRLYGGIDLGAGYDGTNGGKSLVGKVGAYMGLTYDERFTVELGGKYPGVITLGLGARFGYSPKPKIVEKIVEVEKVVEKIVEKEVIVEKPKVIEKKIVVSCFSTEKKCLIHGFAVDGRIPNEEEQRQLRDVANQINHFAESGKINIIGHTDSDGSDAYNNRLSITRAETVSKLLQEAGLKKELIINSVTGHGEREPMVPNTTPENKYRNRRVELIFEDVVIK, encoded by the coding sequence ATGAAAAAATTTCTTATTTTAACTATTACACTAGCCAGTATAAGTTCATTTGGATTTAAAAAATATAGTGAACCGGAATTTAAAGACTTTGAATTTAAAGTATTAATTCATGGTGGATATGATATAAAAAATAGCTTAGGGCATATAGCTTTAGATGGAGCAGGATATAAAACATTTTATGTTCCAAATATAAACACTTTGTTTAACTTAGGGGTTGGATTAGAATTTGGAAGTTCATTTAAAGCAGGACAATATAAACCATCATTTATGCCGTATGTAACAACTGAAATTGCAGGATATGTTCATGAAGATGTAAGACTTTACGGAGGAATAGATCTTGGTGCAGGATATGATGGAACTAACGGTGGAAAATCTTTAGTAGGAAAAGTTGGAGCATACATGGGACTTACATATGATGAAAGATTTACAGTTGAATTGGGAGGTAAATACCCTGGAGTTATAACTTTAGGTCTTGGTGCAAGATTTGGATATAGTCCTAAACCTAAGATAGTTGAAAAAATAGTGGAAGTTGAAAAAGTTGTAGAAAAAATAGTAGAAAAAGAAGTAATTGTTGAAAAGCCTAAAGTAATTGAAAAGAAAATTGTTGTATCTTGTTTTTCAACAGAGAAAAAATGTTTAATCCATGGATTTGCAGTTGATGGAAGAATACCTAATGAAGAAGAACAAAGACAATTAAGAGATGTTGCAAATCAAATAAATCATTTTGCAGAATCAGGTAAAATTAATATAATTGGACATACAGACAGTGATGGTTCAGATGCTTATAACAATAGATTATCAATAACAAGAGCTGAAACTGTAAGTAAATTATTACAAGAAGCAGGACTTAAAAAAGAACTGATTATAAATTCAGTAACAGGTCATGGAGAAAGAGAACCGATGGTTCCAAATACAACTCCTGAAAATAAATATAGAAATAGAAGAGTTGAACTTATATTTGAAGATGTTGTTATTAAATAA
- the mutS gene encoding DNA mismatch repair protein MutS, whose translation MSLDSTTTPLMKQYKEIKDNYQNEILFFRLGDFYEMFYNDAVITSKVLGLTLTKRNKEKGTDIPLAGIPYHSASQYISKLVNEGYKVAICEQVEDPKEAKGIVKREVIKVITPGTVIDVDTLDSKSNNFILSVIIEQDTAYISYVDITTGLFNTSSTYINDLYSYLYKLNVKEIITNKQTHSRISEYTQKQKISTTIIEKVKNSGGFLTQYFNITSLDSFGLFDKGLIDSCAILLQYVLETQVNVELNIPKISVISKSNYADINMSTAKNLEIIKNQRDNTSYGTLLWILDKCKTSMGTRLLKSFLNLPLIDLDKIQERQTHTKYLIDNILIREEIRDELENVYDIERLLSKLIFGNENAKDLIAIKSTFKSCINIYNKWSEMFSDIDFTKINELINLIDTSIVDEPPFSVREGGMIKPEYNDELSELHNILTNGKDILVNIEMKEKEQTGIKNLRIKYNRIFGYFIEISNSNISEVPDRYIRKQTLSNCERYITQELKEYEDKILNAKARNSELEYKLFKDISEKIKEHKDLILDISKIISYIDVIGSFAYVSLTNGYTLPIFNQKGEIQILNGRHPVVEKLINEPFIENDVHFTENENFIILTGPNMAGKSTYMKQIALICIMAQIGMYVPAASANLSIIDKFLTRIGASDDIITGQSTFMVEMSEVANILNNATKKSLIILDEVGRGTSTYDGLSIATAISTYIHDKIGANTIFATHYHELNELEDKYDKIVNYRINVEEKNSKVIFLRTISKGSADRSYGNYVAKLAGLPYDVLKESKKLLKKLENRHILIQKHEDIGQLSLFDNMFIENEEDNKEQLFEDLVNLKEEIANIDINSTTPVKALLTLEKLKELVNNIDK comes from the coding sequence ATGAGTTTGGATAGCACAACAACTCCACTTATGAAACAATATAAAGAAATAAAAGATAACTATCAAAATGAAATACTCTTTTTTAGACTTGGTGATTTTTATGAAATGTTCTATAATGATGCAGTTATTACTTCTAAAGTTTTAGGACTTACTTTAACTAAACGAAATAAAGAAAAAGGTACTGATATTCCTCTAGCAGGGATACCCTATCATAGTGCTTCACAATATATTTCCAAATTAGTTAATGAAGGATATAAAGTTGCAATATGTGAGCAAGTTGAGGATCCTAAAGAGGCTAAAGGTATAGTTAAAAGAGAGGTAATTAAAGTAATTACTCCAGGTACAGTTATTGATGTTGATACTTTAGATAGTAAAAGCAACAATTTCATATTATCTGTAATAATAGAACAAGATACAGCATATATTTCTTATGTTGATATAACTACGGGTTTATTTAATACAAGTTCAACATATATAAATGATCTTTACTCATACTTATATAAATTAAATGTTAAAGAAATTATAACAAATAAACAAACACATTCAAGAATATCTGAATATACTCAAAAACAAAAGATTAGTACAACGATAATAGAAAAAGTAAAAAATTCAGGTGGCTTTTTAACACAATATTTTAATATAACATCTCTTGACAGTTTCGGTCTATTTGATAAAGGACTTATAGATTCTTGTGCTATACTACTTCAATATGTACTTGAAACTCAGGTTAATGTTGAATTAAATATACCTAAAATATCTGTAATTTCAAAAAGCAATTATGCTGACATTAATATGTCAACAGCTAAAAATTTAGAAATTATAAAAAACCAAAGAGATAACACAAGTTACGGTACTTTACTTTGGATACTTGATAAATGTAAAACTTCAATGGGTACAAGACTTTTAAAAAGTTTTCTAAATTTACCTTTAATTGATTTAGATAAAATTCAAGAAAGACAAACACATACCAAATATTTAATAGATAATATATTAATTCGTGAAGAAATTAGAGATGAGCTTGAAAATGTTTATGATATTGAAAGATTACTTAGTAAATTAATATTTGGAAATGAAAATGCAAAAGATTTAATTGCAATAAAATCAACATTTAAAAGTTGTATTAATATATATAATAAATGGTCTGAAATGTTTTCAGATATTGATTTTACAAAAATAAATGAATTAATAAATTTAATTGATACAAGTATAGTAGATGAGCCGCCTTTTTCAGTTAGAGAAGGTGGTATGATAAAACCTGAATATAATGATGAATTATCAGAACTTCACAATATACTAACAAATGGTAAAGATATACTTGTTAATATTGAAATGAAAGAAAAAGAACAAACGGGTATTAAAAACTTAAGAATAAAATATAATAGAATTTTTGGATATTTTATTGAAATATCAAATTCAAATATTTCAGAAGTTCCGGATAGATATATAAGAAAACAAACTTTATCTAATTGTGAAAGATATATAACTCAAGAACTTAAAGAATATGAAGATAAAATTTTAAATGCAAAAGCAAGAAATAGTGAGTTAGAATATAAATTATTTAAAGATATATCAGAAAAAATAAAAGAACATAAAGACTTAATTTTAGATATATCCAAAATAATATCATACATAGATGTAATAGGTTCATTTGCTTATGTAAGTTTAACTAATGGTTATACATTACCAATTTTTAATCAAAAAGGTGAAATACAAATATTAAATGGTCGACACCCTGTTGTTGAAAAATTAATTAATGAACCATTTATTGAAAATGATGTTCATTTTACTGAAAATGAAAATTTCATAATATTAACTGGTCCTAATATGGCTGGTAAATCAACATATATGAAGCAAATTGCATTAATTTGTATTATGGCTCAAATTGGTATGTATGTACCTGCGGCAAGTGCTAATTTATCAATTATCGACAAATTTTTAACAAGAATTGGTGCTTCAGATGATATTATTACGGGTCAGAGTACTTTTATGGTCGAAATGAGTGAAGTTGCGAATATACTTAATAATGCTACTAAAAAAAGTCTTATCATATTAGATGAAGTTGGACGTGGAACTTCTACTTATGATGGTTTATCTATTGCAACAGCAATTTCAACATATATTCATGATAAAATTGGGGCTAATACAATATTTGCAACACATTATCATGAATTAAATGAACTTGAAGACAAATATGACAAAATTGTTAATTATCGTATAAATGTAGAAGAAAAAAATTCAAAAGTAATATTTTTAAGAACTATCTCTAAAGGAAGTGCTGACAGGTCTTATGGAAATTATGTTGCTAAACTTGCAGGTCTTCCATATGATGTATTAAAAGAATCAAAAAAATTACTAAAAAAACTTGAAAATCGTCATATACTAATACAAAAACATGAAGACATAGGGCAATTATCACTATTTGATAATATGTTTATAGAAAATGAAGAAGATAACAAAGAACAATTATTCGAAGATCTTGTTAACTTAAAAGAAGAAATAGCAAATATAGACATAAACTCTACTACTCCTGTGAAAGCTCTTTTAACACTTGAAAAATTAAAAGAATTAGTAAATAATATTGATAAATAA
- the miaB gene encoding tRNA (N6-isopentenyl adenosine(37)-C2)-methylthiotransferase MiaB, with protein MKKACIITYGCQMNFNESAKMTHLLKNNGYNMVENYEDANLVLINTCTIREGAAVKVYSELGRLKELKNIKKDMIIGVTGCLAQEERENFITRTPYVDIVLGNQNIAMLPDILDDISQGKKNIILTNNKDTLPKRIDADFGNDIVASIAISYGCNNYCTFCIVPHVRGRERSVPMEQILTDVKKYVKKGYKEILFLGQNVNSYGNDFRKDENITFAKLLEQSTQIDGDFWIKYVSPHPKDFNDDVIKVIKENTKISRMLHLPLQSGSTKILKKMRRGYTKEEYITLAKKIKEQIPDIALTTDIIVGFPGETEEDFADTLDVVEKVGFENAFMFMYSRRNNTPANTFEEQIDEDVKNKRLQTLMHIQDKIAFDYSQKYIGKTIKVLVEGSSKKNDDMLVGRTSTHKIVLFPKTKEITDKFVDVKITHTNTWTLYGELI; from the coding sequence ATGAAAAAAGCTTGTATAATTACTTATGGTTGTCAAATGAATTTCAATGAAAGTGCTAAAATGACACATTTATTAAAAAATAATGGATATAACATGGTTGAAAATTATGAAGATGCAAATTTAGTACTGATTAATACTTGCACTATAAGAGAAGGTGCAGCGGTAAAAGTGTACAGCGAATTAGGTAGACTTAAAGAGCTAAAAAACATAAAAAAAGATATGATAATAGGAGTTACTGGTTGTTTAGCACAGGAAGAAAGAGAAAACTTCATAACTCGTACTCCATATGTTGATATAGTACTTGGAAACCAAAATATAGCTATGTTACCGGATATACTTGATGATATTTCACAAGGTAAGAAAAATATTATTCTAACTAATAATAAAGATACTCTTCCAAAAAGAATAGACGCTGATTTTGGAAATGATATTGTTGCATCTATTGCAATAAGTTATGGTTGTAATAACTATTGCACATTTTGTATAGTTCCACATGTAAGAGGTAGAGAACGTTCAGTTCCTATGGAACAAATACTTACAGATGTAAAAAAATATGTAAAAAAAGGATATAAAGAAATATTATTTTTAGGTCAAAATGTCAACTCTTATGGTAATGATTTTAGAAAAGATGAAAATATTACTTTTGCTAAATTATTAGAACAAAGTACACAAATTGATGGAGATTTTTGGATAAAATATGTTTCTCCTCATCCAAAAGATTTTAATGATGATGTTATAAAAGTTATAAAAGAAAATACTAAAATATCTAGAATGTTACACTTACCTCTTCAATCAGGTTCTACTAAAATACTAAAAAAAATGAGACGTGGTTATACAAAAGAAGAATACATTACACTAGCTAAAAAAATTAAAGAACAAATTCCTGATATTGCACTTACTACAGATATTATTGTCGGATTTCCAGGTGAAACTGAAGAAGATTTTGCTGATACTTTAGATGTTGTTGAAAAAGTTGGTTTCGAAAATGCATTTATGTTTATGTATTCAAGAAGAAATAATACACCTGCAAATACATTTGAAGAACAAATTGATGAAGATGTAAAAAATAAAAGATTACAAACACTTATGCACATTCAAGATAAAATTGCCTTTGATTATAGTCAAAAATATATTGGAAAAACAATTAAAGTTTTAGTTGAAGGTAGTAGCAAGAAAAATGATGATATGTTAGTTGGTAGAACTTCTACACATAAAATTGTTCTGTTTCCAAAAACAAAAGAAATTACCGATAAGTTTGTAGATGTTAAAATAACTCACACTAATACTTGGACTTTATATGGTGAACTTATATAG
- the rho gene encoding transcription termination factor Rho, with translation MLELLKLNTTKLKELAKKYEIENYKSLIKEDLINHVAVKMGQNEEKLFAFGTLDVLPEGYGFLRNTSVDVDIYVSASQIKKFSLRNKDVICGEVRAPIGSEKSYGLIKIIFINSDTIDKAQNRPYFDDLIPSYPNKRISLGEGEISSRIIDLIAPIGFGQRGLIVAPPKGGKTVLLTSLANDILKYNKDVDLWILLIDERPEEVTDIKENVKGAEVYSATFDEDPAEHLKVTEKVLEAAKLEVEKGKNIIILMDSLTRLARSYNVVLPSSGKIISGGLDPKSLYMPKKFLGAARNIRNGGSLTIIATALIETGSRMDEVIFEEFKGTGNMEIILDRTLQQLRLFPAIDISKSGTRREDLLYSKDELENIWTLRRKLMNCNEAEAIKYLIDLIKQYPSNQELLENVKFELIK, from the coding sequence ATGTTAGAATTATTAAAATTAAATACAACAAAGTTAAAGGAACTTGCAAAAAAATACGAAATTGAAAATTATAAATCATTAATAAAAGAAGACTTAATTAATCACGTTGCTGTTAAAATGGGACAGAATGAAGAAAAACTATTTGCTTTCGGTACCTTAGATGTTTTACCTGAAGGTTATGGATTTTTAAGAAATACTTCTGTTGATGTTGATATTTACGTATCAGCTTCACAAATTAAAAAGTTTTCACTTAGAAATAAAGATGTAATTTGTGGAGAAGTTAGAGCTCCAATAGGCAGTGAAAAAAGTTATGGACTTATTAAAATAATATTTATTAATAGTGATACTATTGATAAGGCACAAAACAGACCATACTTTGATGACCTTATACCTTCATATCCAAATAAAAGGATTTCACTTGGAGAAGGTGAAATTTCTTCGAGAATAATAGATTTAATTGCTCCAATAGGCTTTGGACAAAGAGGACTTATAGTTGCTCCTCCTAAAGGAGGTAAAACAGTACTTTTAACTTCTCTTGCAAATGATATATTAAAATATAATAAAGATGTTGATTTATGGATACTTTTAATAGATGAAAGACCAGAAGAAGTTACGGATATAAAAGAAAATGTAAAAGGTGCAGAAGTATATTCTGCTACTTTTGACGAAGATCCTGCTGAACATTTAAAAGTTACAGAAAAAGTTTTAGAAGCAGCTAAGCTTGAAGTTGAAAAAGGTAAAAATATCATAATTCTTATGGATAGCTTAACAAGACTTGCACGTTCATATAATGTGGTTCTTCCATCTAGTGGTAAAATAATATCAGGTGGTTTAGATCCTAAATCCCTATACATGCCTAAAAAATTTCTAGGTGCTGCTAGAAATATTAGAAATGGCGGTAGTTTAACTATAATTGCAACTGCATTAATTGAAACAGGTAGCCGTATGGATGAAGTTATTTTTGAAGAATTTAAAGGAACAGGTAATATGGAAATAATCCTTGATAGAACTCTTCAACAACTGCGATTATTCCCTGCTATCGATATTTCTAAAAGTGGTACAAGACGTGAAGATTTACTTTATTCAAAAGATGAATTAGAAAATATTTGGACACTTAGAAGAAAATTAATGAATTGTAATGAAGCTGAAGCTATAAAATATTTAATAGATTTAATAAAACAATATCCAAGTAATCAAGAATTACTTGAGAATGTAAAATTTGAATTAATAAAATAA
- a CDS encoding heavy-metal-associated domain-containing protein — protein sequence MKKILTVPDITCNKCAEKLSGVLFGLPEIESVTVDLDNKNIEVELNSNISNDTLKLAVKSAGKYEITNILEV from the coding sequence ATGAAAAAGATATTAACTGTACCTGATATAACATGTAATAAATGTGCTGAAAAATTATCTGGTGTTCTATTTGGATTACCTGAAATTGAAAGTGTCACTGTAGATTTAGATAATAAAAATATAGAGGTTGAATTAAATTCAAATATTTCAAATGATACATTAAAATTAGCAGTTAAATCTGCCGGTAAATATGAAATAACTAATATATTAGAGGTGTAA
- a CDS encoding ZinT/AdcA family metal-binding protein: protein MKKAKLLVLLSIINVFSYYTFAETMSDKMMKSEHHHMESQTMKKSDEIKVAYKAKYMLEKGTYSIKAPHTHEHSFSIFFSNDDNKIIDRKTVAQKETFELENHVLYNIELAHYNSEVKFVVKEAGIYTLNADIAPGEALDYKIYDAQNKAVSASQINVFNMTKHNIYKGFFEDSMVKDRPTLDEWKGQWKSVYPYLLDGTLDVVMEHKAKSSTTMDKDAYKKYYKNGYKADVTKIVFNGNKATFYKKGKKVTAEYKYEGYRILTYPKGNRGVRFLFTATKKVSWAPLHIQFSDHNIYPSKPSHFHLYFGNENHEELLKELEHWPTYYPVNSTKQDIIHDMLAH, encoded by the coding sequence ATGAAAAAAGCTAAATTACTAGTTTTACTTAGTATAATAAATGTATTTTCTTATTATACTTTTGCAGAAACTATGAGCGATAAAATGATGAAAAGTGAACATCATCATATGGAAAGCCAAACAATGAAAAAAAGTGACGAAATAAAGGTAGCATATAAAGCAAAATATATGTTAGAAAAAGGTACTTATTCAATTAAGGCACCTCATACACACGAACATAGTTTTTCAATCTTCTTTTCTAATGATGACAATAAAATAATCGATAGAAAAACTGTAGCACAAAAAGAAACATTTGAATTAGAAAATCATGTATTATATAATATTGAACTTGCACACTATAATAGTGAAGTTAAATTTGTTGTAAAAGAAGCAGGAATATATACTTTAAATGCAGATATTGCACCTGGTGAAGCTCTTGATTATAAAATATATGATGCTCAAAATAAAGCAGTAAGTGCTAGTCAAATTAATGTATTCAACATGACAAAACACAATATATATAAAGGGTTCTTTGAAGATTCTATGGTTAAAGATAGACCTACTTTAGATGAATGGAAAGGTCAATGGAAATCTGTTTATCCATATTTATTAGACGGAACTCTTGATGTTGTAATGGAACATAAAGCAAAGTCAAGTACTACAATGGATAAAGATGCATACAAAAAATATTATAAAAATGGATACAAAGCAGATGTAACAAAAATTGTATTTAACGGTAATAAAGCAACTTTCTATAAAAAAGGAAAAAAAGTTACTGCTGAATATAAATATGAAGGATATAGAATATTAACATATCCAAAAGGAAATCGTGGTGTAAGATTCTTATTTACAGCTACAAAAAAAGTATCATGGGCTCCTTTACATATTCAATTTAGTGATCATAATATTTATCCTTCAAAACCTTCACACTTCCATTTATACTTCGGTAATGAAAATCATGAAGAATTACTAAAAGAATTAGAACACTGGCCTACATATTATCCAGTAAATAGCACTAAACAAGACATAATTCATGATATGCTTGCACATTAA
- a CDS encoding DUF4153 domain-containing protein, producing MLKKIKLDIYLIPTIIWSIMFLTLSFNRINTSTYIEKIGTQEKLILFSLVALIYALVLNGIIKKYFLSFFIPIIPALYIYTLNYKSIISEKKLVLIIIIALFSYLAKKISSSTLIKIILYIGYFILSLLLTLIFYLSYYTLFNNTEIYFIFKILLTFLVILLNLFFLDEKEYSSKYLNILFIIFITAIFILIYSFMFSGFLQSKYSAASIIILCSTYPLLLSYFIFNKKWILIFNILPLIFLSYYVITNIKVFGVTENRYFTLFFGIIALIFTILALINKIKANNIFISLCILSIIVFYTPYINAFDVTKKSLITRYNTTKNLSEKNNIYYYGKDRLWNLQLNINEKDGNTLFDKDEKTFEITEINKYSKIKYIYSNELNKNEQIKFAKKIIENKLENGNETIVPIAYLIEKNLENDAIYIHYFKILILTK from the coding sequence ATGTTAAAAAAAATTAAATTAGACATTTATTTAATTCCTACTATTATTTGGTCAATTATGTTTTTAACACTTTCTTTTAATAGAATTAATACTTCTACGTATATAGAAAAAATTGGTACTCAAGAAAAATTAATACTTTTTTCATTAGTTGCCTTAATTTATGCTTTAGTTCTTAATGGTATAATAAAAAAATATTTTTTAAGTTTTTTTATACCTATTATTCCTGCGTTATACATATATACTCTTAATTATAAAAGCATAATAAGTGAAAAAAAATTAGTTTTAATAATTATTATTGCACTATTTTCATATCTTGCAAAAAAAATTTCATCAAGTACTCTAATTAAGATAATACTTTATATAGGATATTTTATTCTTTCTCTACTTCTAACTTTAATTTTTTATTTATCTTATTATACGCTATTTAATAATACAGAAATATATTTTATTTTTAAAATTTTACTAACTTTTTTAGTAATACTTCTTAATCTTTTCTTTTTAGATGAAAAAGAATACAGTTCAAAATATCTAAATATATTATTTATTATATTTATAACAGCTATATTTATTTTAATTTACTCATTTATGTTTTCAGGGTTTTTACAATCTAAATATTCTGCTGCTTCTATTATAATACTGTGCTCTACATATCCACTGCTTTTATCATATTTCATATTTAATAAAAAATGGATATTGATATTTAATATTTTGCCTTTAATATTTCTTTCATATTATGTAATTACAAATATAAAGGTATTTGGAGTTACCGAAAATAGATATTTCACTTTATTTTTTGGAATTATTGCCCTTATTTTTACTATACTTGCATTAATTAATAAAATAAAAGCAAATAATATTTTTATATCTCTTTGTATATTGTCCATTATAGTTTTTTATACACCATATATAAATGCTTTTGATGTAACTAAAAAAAGCCTTATAACTAGATACAATACAACTAAAAATTTATCAGAAAAAAATAATATATATTATTACGGTAAAGATAGATTATGGAATTTACAATTAAATATAAATGAAAAAGATGGAAATACTTTGTTTGATAAAGATGAAAAAACTTTTGAAATAACTGAAATCAATAAATATTCAAAAATAAAATATATCTACTCTAATGAGTTAAATAAAAACGAACAAATTAAATTTGCCAAAAAAATTATAGAAAATAAATTAGAAAACGGTAATGAAACAATAGTTCCAATAGCTTATTTAATTGAAAAAAATTTGGAAAACGATGCTATTTATATACATTATTTCAAAATCCTAATTCTTACAAAGTAA
- a CDS encoding ribonuclease H family protein — MSYYAYILTEENKQGIVNDWEECKKLISNKKSRYKKFNSEDEANVWLNSGATYEKKKIDKSSLIKSAVYFDAGTGRGNGVEVKVSDYHSNSLLYFIMDTKHINEFGNYYVSKNRTNNFGELTGLFIALKYSIKYNVKDICGDSELVIKYWSNGQYNKENLDDDTISLIHKVNDLYLKFKNKGGKLHKISGDINPADLGFHK, encoded by the coding sequence ATGTCATATTACGCATATATCTTAACCGAAGAAAATAAGCAAGGTATTGTAAATGATTGGGAAGAATGTAAAAAATTAATTAGTAATAAAAAATCCAGATACAAAAAATTTAACAGTGAAGATGAAGCTAATGTATGGTTAAATTCAGGAGCTACATATGAAAAAAAGAAAATTGATAAGTCTTCCCTTATAAAGTCTGCTGTTTATTTTGATGCGGGAACTGGACGTGGAAATGGAGTCGAAGTAAAAGTTAGTGATTATCATTCAAATAGTCTCTTATACTTTATTATGGATACTAAACATATAAATGAGTTTGGAAATTACTATGTATCAAAAAATAGAACAAACAATTTTGGCGAATTAACTGGACTTTTTATTGCTTTAAAATACTCAATTAAATATAATGTTAAAGATATATGCGGAGATAGTGAACTTGTTATAAAATATTGGTCTAATGGCCAATATAACAAGGAAAATTTAGATGATGATACAATTTCTCTAATTCATAAAGTAAATGATTTATATTTAAAATTTAAAAATAAAGGTGGAAAACTTCATAAAATATCTGGTGATATAAATCCAGCAGATCTTGGTTTTCACAAATAA
- a CDS encoding MFS transporter, giving the protein MTKILLAFTMIIFILFIVLFLSKKYKLNKNQMIIFWILVLFWSSICIIRAYRKLYAIDSLEFGGLGLSLIMGATITSAYGLISFILRLPLFIASDIFNKRKIFIQMAMIFMVITSFTVYFKPTYNTLYYSSFAMGIGASMLAIFNVLFSETFSSENAAVSASILAVAPLLAEFIAAPIQYLGTHEVLKNYSLLWLASGIIAMLTLILTLFMKELHFNTKQFSKEKVIHIISNKKFITICFISVVVSFVKFSTSGPNLVSYAKISLNMSPIMVAYLDTMFATPQLIASILVGTYFTKKIGIEKTLILSLFSLLTFYIIILFTNNPNIIFVSNIFNGFGYGGTYIALISIALQYFDKEYRNISMGIFQAFFSFGIFFGDRIYVFIAKSIPYGILGFDSSKSIFLIVSSITVLSIILGSVNLLSKGVIKK; this is encoded by the coding sequence ATGACAAAAATTTTATTAGCTTTTACTATGATAATTTTTATTTTATTTATAGTTCTTTTCCTATCAAAAAAATATAAATTAAATAAAAATCAAATGATAATTTTCTGGATACTGGTTCTATTTTGGTCTAGTATTTGTATAATTAGGGCTTATAGAAAACTTTATGCTATTGATTCATTAGAATTTGGAGGACTTGGACTTTCTTTAATTATGGGTGCTACCATAACTTCAGCATATGGTCTTATTAGCTTTATCCTAAGATTACCTTTATTTATAGCAAGTGATATATTTAATAAAAGAAAAATATTTATTCAAATGGCAATGATATTTATGGTTATTACCTCTTTTACAGTGTATTTTAAACCAACATATAACACTTTATATTATTCTTCATTTGCAATGGGTATAGGTGCTTCTATGCTTGCAATATTTAATGTTTTATTTTCTGAAACATTTTCAAGTGAAAATGCTGCTGTGTCTGCGTCTATCCTTGCAGTTGCACCGCTATTAGCAGAATTTATTGCTGCACCAATACAATATTTAGGAACTCATGAAGTTTTAAAAAATTATTCATTGCTATGGCTTGCTTCAGGTATTATTGCAATGTTGACTCTAATCCTTACTTTATTTATGAAAGAACTACATTTTAATACTAAACAATTTTCAAAAGAAAAAGTTATACATATTATTTCTAATAAAAAATTTATAACTATTTGTTTTATTTCTGTTGTAGTATCATTTGTAAAATTTTCAACAAGTGGTCCAAACTTAGTTTCATATGCCAAAATATCACTTAACATGAGTCCTATTATGGTTGCATATTTAGATACTATGTTTGCAACACCACAACTTATAGCAAGTATTTTAGTTGGAACATATTTTACTAAAAAAATAGGTATTGAAAAAACTTTAATTTTAAGTTTATTCTCACTACTTACTTTTTATATCATAATCCTATTTACAAATAATCCAAATATAATATTTGTGTCAAATATATTCAATGGCTTTGGATATGGAGGGACATACATTGCCCTTATATCTATTGCATTACAATATTTTGATAAAGAATATAGAAATATCAGTATGGGAATATTTCAAGCATTCTTTTCTTTTGGAATATTTTTTGGAGATAGAATTTATGTATTTATAGCAAAATCAATTCCATACGGTATTTTAGGTTTTGACAGTTCAAAATCAATATTTTTAATCGTAAGTTCAATTACAGTTCTATCAATAATTTTAGGATCTGTTAATCTACTTAGTAAAGGAGTAATAAAAAAATGA